In Symmachiella dynata, the following are encoded in one genomic region:
- a CDS encoding aminotransferase class V-fold PLP-dependent enzyme codes for MGIYEDLGVTPVINVTGAVTRLGGAPMPQPVLDAFVAAAGDCVSLEELQAAASRRIAAATGAEAGIVTAGAAAALTLGSAAMITGDDLGKMERLPHCDDFACAVLIAREQRSGYDHAVRASGARLVEVGFNEIVANAGVRRTEVWEYEAAITPQTVGIIYSFSPTSRPDLSELAAMAHRHKLPVLVDAAGELPPRVHLTSLIATGADLVAFSGGKAIRGPQSTGILAGRGDLIRAAALQFLDMDDHPELWDPPPELIDRDKLPGVPRHGFGRGYKVSKEEIVALLTALELFTSGAYDRWLEDDHRRLQIIADSLANAPCACRLHTSSNGESAPQLEIEIDESTLGKTAFDVCRELRAGSPRVFVGHGKLREGVLVIQPLHLTDDTATAVGAAIIHCLGGH; via the coding sequence GTGGGCATTTATGAAGACTTAGGAGTCACCCCCGTCATCAACGTGACCGGCGCTGTCACACGACTGGGAGGTGCTCCGATGCCGCAACCGGTGCTTGACGCATTTGTCGCAGCGGCCGGTGATTGCGTGTCGTTGGAGGAACTGCAAGCAGCCGCTTCCCGGCGAATTGCTGCTGCAACCGGCGCGGAGGCGGGGATCGTTACCGCCGGCGCCGCAGCAGCATTAACCTTGGGTAGCGCAGCCATGATCACCGGCGACGATCTGGGCAAAATGGAACGTCTGCCGCACTGCGATGATTTTGCCTGCGCTGTTCTCATCGCCCGCGAACAGCGCAGCGGCTACGACCATGCCGTTCGCGCTTCGGGGGCGCGCTTGGTTGAGGTGGGCTTCAATGAAATCGTCGCCAATGCCGGTGTACGGCGGACCGAGGTTTGGGAGTACGAAGCGGCGATCACGCCGCAAACGGTGGGGATCATCTATTCCTTTTCGCCGACGTCGCGTCCCGATTTGAGCGAACTGGCTGCGATGGCGCATCGCCACAAATTACCGGTACTCGTCGATGCTGCTGGCGAATTGCCGCCGCGCGTGCACCTCACCTCGTTGATTGCCACGGGCGCGGATTTGGTTGCCTTTAGCGGCGGCAAGGCGATTCGTGGGCCGCAGTCGACGGGCATCCTGGCTGGACGGGGTGATTTGATTCGTGCGGCGGCGCTGCAGTTTCTCGACATGGACGACCATCCCGAATTGTGGGACCCGCCTCCGGAGTTGATCGACCGCGACAAACTTCCCGGCGTACCGCGGCATGGATTTGGCCGTGGGTACAAAGTCTCCAAAGAGGAAATCGTCGCCCTGCTCACCGCACTGGAACTCTTCACCAGTGGGGCGTACGACCGATGGCTAGAAGACGACCACCGCCGTCTACAAATCATCGCCGACTCCCTCGCCAACGCACCATGTGCCTGCCGATTGCATACAAGCAGCAACGGCGAATCTGCACCGCAGTTGGAAATCGAAATCGACGAATCGACGCTCGGCAAAACCGCCTTCGATGTTTGCCGTGAATTGCGAGCCGGCAGCCCACGGGTCTTCGTGGGGCATGGGAAACTTCGCGAAGGGGTGTTGGTGATTCAGCCGCTGCATCTGACGGATGATACGGCGACAGCGGTTGGAGCGGCGATTATACATTGTTTGGGCGGGCATTAG
- a CDS encoding DUF4149 domain-containing protein, whose amino-acid sequence MATTEHSTVDKPQQYVDFDEYVGFHVSRTQSGIKSTEILTTLGWIGTLGLGYLLIFTVLDHWFIDGGFSRFARISLLLTAVTVGVGWFVWRVVVPYMRSINSLYAARQIEQSTPSLKGGLVNLVDLQNTNKPIPEHVRIAIEKHAALELSHVDIDQAVDRRPLMRVSYLLLVIVFACCLYALLSPKDILASVKRALLPTSATAPPTQTRITDVEPGNVTVVARESVTVKANIGGRTPEHVTLYYSTSDRKYVDEPVPMEQPDAELPAFVAELSGENGRGLLENMTYRIVAGDAETEDFQITVVKPPSATVNSVAYEFPSYMEMENRTEPTGHISAHEGTLVRIKAEATIPVSTAKVVFVEGDQPTGEEVRVTITDGTQLSAEWKLEFRNDGSFAPHYWIECKTEDGRADPDPTRYNVVIKPDLEPLVELLAPQRDLQMPANGIIPLSFRAADPDFRLRSVRLIAMKDGSVIVSDPLMDEDNPRKTLQGRFDWKLEPLKLTPGERLTFYLQAKDNRTPLANTNQTTRLNVDIIEPVTEEEAQQQLEEEKQKQQEQEQKQEEAEQQQDQQQEEQPKQEGQPEEGEQGQDAAEQGDPEEGESGEGDPGDEQSEDGKPSDEQSESGQGGDAKSDADDSGDQSSDTQSGDSGDSGDSGEGEQKRPLDPENQQDQEEALKRIFDRQKEKEQQEKQSNPKPNEKGEKQEGEKQPQPGEQSEGDQSNQQDGDSSQTGDPSQNSDSSQDQGKPQGDQPQAGDPGGENGDTDENPGDNTQPENDPNSNSNSPGKGTDQPKPDADSGDGTQTDDEPDPKNPGQQVDNVEGTEETAAEDSNAKKTDATGEETGKGKAVEDQDAVEAQKKLDREGEKNDAGRKPGDPNAKPQADEQGDPDDPAADQAKPKPGDSKSSEPKDNNDEPEAKPGEGTESPPEQKSDAIGEDPKGQGEKKEHVPEAENGNTGKKGEPTEPNAKAPEKPQPNSADDAQKADDAQKAEQPNEAPPSDQPQPGKQPQDPPAETPETPPSDKPEGQGGDQPGGESGESPDGKPGDNPGDKPGDKAGKPSDSEGQPGSESDGGAEGEKGGDQSAKPGESSSKKPDGESDQSGQESGSKPGKASESPSGETGGGASSAPQGDAASDEDAPNANAGADGEADGDQANGKGEGEGKKSKPPASGEQANLDYTKKATELVLDKIQGDIERGEVDEKLLEELGWTEEQLQEFSDRMQNKLQRLEEKPSDTPAAIAERRQFEEMLKDLNPETQIKKRSSTTENEQRVKQFDAKTRKKVPLTYRQRLRAYTRSLSKDANAKTAKPDSKK is encoded by the coding sequence ATGGCGACGACAGAACATTCAACGGTCGACAAACCTCAGCAGTATGTCGATTTTGACGAATATGTCGGATTCCACGTGTCGCGCACGCAATCCGGGATCAAATCCACCGAAATCCTCACGACATTGGGTTGGATTGGGACGCTGGGATTGGGCTATCTGCTGATCTTTACCGTCCTGGACCATTGGTTCATTGATGGTGGTTTCAGCCGATTCGCCCGCATTAGTCTCTTGCTCACCGCAGTTACGGTGGGAGTCGGCTGGTTTGTCTGGCGGGTCGTCGTTCCGTACATGCGGAGCATCAATTCGCTTTACGCAGCCCGACAGATCGAACAGTCGACCCCCTCGCTCAAAGGGGGGCTTGTGAATCTGGTCGACCTACAAAATACCAATAAGCCGATTCCCGAACATGTGCGAATCGCCATCGAAAAACATGCCGCTTTGGAATTGTCGCATGTCGACATCGATCAAGCGGTCGATCGTCGCCCCTTGATGCGGGTCTCCTACTTGTTGCTGGTGATCGTGTTCGCATGCTGTTTGTATGCCTTGCTCTCTCCGAAGGATATCCTCGCCTCGGTGAAGCGAGCCCTGTTACCGACTTCGGCGACGGCTCCCCCTACGCAAACGCGCATAACCGATGTCGAACCGGGGAACGTCACCGTCGTCGCCCGCGAAAGCGTGACGGTGAAGGCCAACATCGGCGGCCGCACGCCGGAGCATGTGACGCTCTATTATTCGACCAGCGACCGCAAGTACGTCGACGAACCGGTGCCGATGGAACAACCCGATGCAGAGTTGCCCGCATTCGTCGCAGAATTGTCCGGCGAAAACGGACGCGGACTGCTGGAGAACATGACCTACCGCATCGTCGCCGGCGACGCGGAAACCGAGGATTTCCAAATCACGGTGGTCAAACCACCCTCAGCGACGGTCAATTCGGTTGCGTATGAATTTCCCTCCTATATGGAAATGGAAAACCGCACCGAGCCAACAGGGCATATCAGCGCGCATGAGGGAACGCTGGTGCGCATCAAGGCTGAAGCCACAATCCCGGTGTCGACCGCAAAAGTCGTCTTCGTCGAGGGCGACCAGCCGACCGGCGAAGAAGTCCGCGTGACGATTACCGACGGTACGCAATTGTCGGCGGAGTGGAAATTAGAATTCCGCAACGACGGGAGTTTCGCCCCCCATTATTGGATTGAATGCAAAACCGAAGACGGCCGCGCCGATCCCGATCCGACACGCTACAACGTCGTCATCAAACCCGACCTCGAACCGTTGGTGGAATTGTTGGCGCCGCAACGCGACTTGCAGATGCCGGCCAATGGGATTATTCCGCTCTCATTTCGCGCTGCCGATCCCGATTTCCGCCTGCGTTCGGTCCGACTGATCGCAATGAAAGATGGCAGCGTGATTGTCTCTGATCCGCTGATGGACGAAGACAATCCCCGCAAGACCCTGCAAGGCCGGTTTGATTGGAAATTGGAGCCGCTCAAGCTCACCCCCGGAGAGCGGTTGACGTTTTATCTGCAGGCTAAGGATAACCGCACGCCATTGGCGAACACGAATCAGACCACCCGATTGAACGTCGATATTATCGAGCCGGTCACCGAGGAAGAAGCGCAACAACAACTCGAAGAAGAAAAACAAAAACAGCAGGAGCAGGAGCAAAAGCAAGAAGAGGCGGAACAACAGCAAGACCAACAACAAGAAGAGCAGCCCAAGCAAGAGGGGCAGCCCGAAGAGGGAGAACAGGGCCAAGACGCAGCGGAACAAGGCGATCCGGAGGAAGGGGAGTCGGGAGAAGGCGATCCCGGTGATGAACAGAGCGAAGACGGGAAACCCTCGGACGAGCAATCCGAATCGGGCCAGGGGGGAGACGCAAAGTCGGACGCAGACGACTCTGGGGATCAATCCTCAGATACTCAATCTGGAGATTCCGGCGATTCCGGAGACTCGGGAGAAGGGGAACAGAAACGTCCCTTGGATCCGGAAAATCAACAAGACCAAGAAGAAGCCCTGAAGAGGATCTTCGATCGCCAAAAGGAAAAAGAACAACAAGAAAAACAGTCGAACCCAAAACCCAACGAGAAGGGCGAAAAACAAGAGGGCGAAAAACAGCCGCAGCCTGGCGAACAGTCTGAGGGCGACCAATCCAATCAGCAGGATGGGGATTCCTCGCAAACGGGTGATCCGAGCCAAAACTCTGACTCCTCCCAGGACCAAGGCAAGCCCCAAGGAGACCAGCCGCAAGCAGGCGATCCCGGTGGCGAAAACGGCGACACGGATGAGAATCCCGGCGACAACACGCAACCCGAGAACGATCCGAATTCCAACAGCAACTCTCCCGGCAAGGGAACCGATCAGCCCAAACCGGATGCGGATTCGGGCGACGGAACTCAAACCGACGATGAGCCTGATCCCAAGAATCCCGGCCAACAAGTCGACAATGTCGAGGGGACTGAAGAAACTGCCGCTGAAGACAGTAATGCCAAGAAAACCGATGCCACCGGAGAAGAAACTGGAAAAGGCAAAGCGGTCGAGGACCAAGATGCCGTAGAGGCCCAGAAAAAACTCGATCGCGAAGGAGAGAAAAACGACGCCGGCCGCAAACCGGGCGATCCCAATGCCAAACCCCAGGCCGATGAACAGGGGGATCCCGACGACCCCGCTGCTGATCAGGCGAAACCGAAACCGGGCGACTCCAAATCCTCAGAGCCAAAGGATAACAATGATGAACCGGAGGCCAAGCCTGGCGAAGGCACGGAGTCGCCACCGGAACAAAAATCGGACGCCATAGGAGAAGACCCCAAAGGCCAAGGTGAGAAGAAGGAGCATGTGCCGGAAGCCGAAAACGGAAACACTGGGAAAAAGGGCGAACCCACCGAACCGAACGCCAAAGCCCCCGAAAAACCGCAGCCGAACAGCGCTGACGATGCGCAGAAAGCTGACGATGCGCAGAAAGCGGAACAACCCAACGAAGCCCCACCGAGCGACCAACCCCAACCGGGTAAACAACCTCAAGACCCACCGGCCGAAACCCCCGAGACTCCACCAAGCGACAAACCCGAAGGACAGGGTGGTGATCAACCGGGAGGGGAATCGGGAGAAAGTCCAGATGGTAAACCGGGAGACAACCCGGGAGATAAACCGGGTGACAAAGCGGGGAAACCCTCTGACAGTGAAGGCCAACCCGGTTCCGAATCCGATGGTGGAGCCGAGGGAGAGAAAGGCGGCGATCAATCGGCCAAACCGGGTGAGTCGTCGTCCAAGAAACCGGATGGGGAGTCCGACCAATCGGGACAAGAAAGTGGTTCAAAACCAGGAAAGGCATCCGAATCCCCGTCCGGCGAAACCGGCGGCGGTGCCTCATCTGCACCCCAGGGAGACGCTGCATCGGACGAAGACGCACCCAATGCCAATGCCGGTGCCGATGGCGAAGCTGATGGAGATCAAGCTAACGGAAAAGGGGAAGGCGAAGGAAAAAAATCCAAACCTCCTGCTTCTGGCGAACAGGCGAATTTGGATTACACCAAAAAGGCCACGGAATTGGTGCTCGACAAAATCCAAGGAGATATTGAGCGGGGCGAAGTCGACGAGAAACTGCTGGAAGAACTCGGCTGGACCGAAGAACAGTTGCAAGAATTCTCCGACCGGATGCAAAACAAGTTGCAGCGACTGGAAGAAAAACCAAGCGACACCCCCGCTGCGATTGCCGAACGGCGGCAATTCGAAGAGATGCTCAAGGACTTAAATCCAGAAACGCAAATCAAGAAGCGATCGAGTACCACCGAAAACGAACAACGCGTAAAACAATTCGACGCCAAGACCCGCAAGAAAGTCCCGCTGACCTACCGCCAGCGACTAAGAGCCTACACCCGCAGCCTCTCGAAAGACGCAAACGCAAAAACCGCGAAGCCAGACTCAAAAAAATAA
- a CDS encoding ThuA domain-containing protein → MFNRREMLAATAAAASTYGLGSFPAGWADDKTGKRRKVLMYTRSEGYQHASVSRDKAEYGPAELVLMDLGQKHGFDVYATKDGSIFTPENIAKYDAFFFYTQGDLSQSKSRDESPPVSAEGKAAFLQAIKDGKGFVATHSASDTYHSPEHYGKNQFVNQPNRDPYIEMIGGEFIKHGPQQVAKMVIADPKFPGLEDRSKSFEMHDEWYSLKNFADDLHVVLIQETAGMKGSDYDRPNFPATWARKHGKGRVFYSSMGHRADVWTNPIFQNLILGALSWATGNVNADITPNLRQVTPEFATMPPAPAKKS, encoded by the coding sequence ATGTTCAATCGCCGTGAGATGTTGGCTGCTACGGCGGCTGCTGCTTCGACTTATGGGTTGGGATCGTTTCCCGCTGGATGGGCGGATGACAAAACAGGCAAGCGCCGCAAAGTTTTGATGTATACCCGTAGCGAGGGTTACCAACATGCATCGGTCAGCCGCGACAAAGCGGAGTATGGACCGGCGGAATTGGTGTTGATGGATCTGGGCCAAAAACATGGCTTTGATGTTTATGCCACCAAGGATGGTTCGATTTTCACCCCCGAGAATATCGCCAAGTACGACGCGTTTTTCTTCTACACGCAAGGGGACTTGAGCCAATCCAAAAGCCGCGACGAGTCCCCGCCCGTATCGGCGGAAGGCAAAGCGGCGTTTTTGCAGGCGATCAAGGATGGCAAAGGCTTTGTTGCCACGCATAGCGCGTCCGACACGTATCATTCGCCGGAGCACTACGGCAAAAACCAGTTCGTCAACCAGCCGAATCGCGATCCGTATATCGAAATGATCGGCGGCGAGTTCATCAAGCATGGTCCGCAACAAGTCGCCAAAATGGTCATCGCTGACCCCAAGTTCCCGGGACTGGAAGACCGCAGCAAATCGTTCGAGATGCATGACGAATGGTATAGCCTGAAGAATTTCGCTGATGACCTGCATGTGGTCTTGATTCAAGAAACAGCAGGCATGAAGGGCAGCGATTACGACCGGCCGAACTTCCCCGCCACCTGGGCGCGGAAACATGGCAAGGGCCGCGTATTTTATTCTTCGATGGGACACCGCGCCGACGTCTGGACGAATCCGATTTTCCAGAATTTGATACTCGGCGCACTCTCCTGGGCCACGGGGAACGTCAATGCGGACATCACCCCGAATCTCCGCCAAGTCACGCCGGAATTTGCCACGATGCCTCCGGCCCCGGCGAAAAAATCGTAA
- the glgA gene encoding glycogen synthase GlgA: MNIVIATSEAVPFAKTGGLADVTTALAKALQELGHDVSLFLPYYQQKQSTGAAADFPMTSTGFDLSVPIGGKTRGGRVLRTELPDSDVGVYLIDQPLYFDRPELYTENNADYQDNCERFVFFSRAVLEAARMLDLRPDVVHANDWQTGLIPALLKLEYSKTAEFAQTGSVLTIHNLAFQGQFWHWDMLLTGLDWKHFNWKEMEFYGHLNLLKTGIAFSDYITTVSPTYAQEIQGEANGAGLDSVLTHCADRLVGILNGVDMSQWNPKIDPHLAQNYDAATVADGKPACKAALQERMGLPQRAETPVLGMVSRMADQKGFDIIAGCIDDILAQDLQLVFLGTGDAKYEEYLTQLAAKSPDKVAVTVGFNEALAHQIEAGSDMYLMPSRFEPCGLNQMYSLVYGTVPIVRAVGGLADSVVDATPENVRSGTANGFSFVDYRPEALASALQRALAAYQDRQQWRQLVATGMSADWSWQNSARRYVDVYQQAIQRQGIMAATTAE; encoded by the coding sequence ATGAATATCGTAATCGCTACGTCAGAGGCCGTTCCCTTTGCCAAAACGGGTGGATTGGCCGATGTGACCACGGCACTGGCCAAGGCGTTGCAGGAATTGGGGCATGATGTCTCGCTGTTCTTGCCCTATTATCAACAAAAACAATCCACCGGCGCCGCTGCGGACTTTCCGATGACCTCGACAGGATTCGACTTGTCGGTCCCGATTGGCGGAAAAACTCGGGGCGGACGGGTGCTCCGCACAGAGCTGCCCGACTCCGACGTCGGTGTGTACCTCATCGATCAACCGCTCTATTTCGACCGTCCAGAACTGTACACCGAAAATAATGCCGACTATCAGGACAATTGCGAACGGTTCGTCTTCTTTTCTCGTGCGGTCCTGGAAGCAGCACGCATGCTCGATTTGCGGCCCGATGTCGTGCATGCCAACGATTGGCAGACGGGACTGATCCCAGCGCTGCTCAAATTGGAATACTCCAAGACTGCGGAGTTCGCACAAACCGGCTCGGTGCTCACGATTCACAATTTGGCCTTTCAAGGGCAGTTTTGGCATTGGGACATGCTGCTGACCGGATTGGACTGGAAGCATTTCAATTGGAAGGAAATGGAATTCTACGGCCATCTGAATCTGCTAAAAACCGGCATCGCCTTTAGTGACTACATCACCACCGTCAGTCCCACGTACGCGCAGGAGATTCAAGGGGAAGCCAACGGCGCGGGGTTGGATTCGGTTCTCACGCATTGCGCCGACCGATTGGTGGGGATCCTCAACGGGGTAGATATGTCGCAATGGAATCCCAAAATCGATCCGCATCTCGCGCAGAATTACGATGCCGCAACCGTCGCCGACGGGAAACCCGCCTGCAAAGCCGCTTTGCAAGAACGGATGGGACTGCCGCAGCGGGCCGAGACACCGGTCTTGGGCATGGTGTCGCGGATGGCGGACCAAAAAGGATTCGATATCATCGCCGGTTGCATCGATGACATCTTGGCCCAGGATCTGCAATTGGTATTTTTGGGCACCGGCGATGCGAAATACGAGGAGTATCTCACGCAACTGGCCGCGAAGTCTCCCGACAAGGTCGCCGTGACGGTTGGCTTCAACGAAGCACTGGCGCACCAGATCGAAGCGGGCAGTGATATGTACCTGATGCCGAGTCGGTTTGAACCGTGTGGGCTGAATCAGATGTATAGCTTAGTGTACGGCACGGTCCCGATTGTTCGGGCTGTGGGGGGGTTAGCGGATTCGGTCGTGGATGCGACGCCGGAGAACGTGCGGTCCGGCACCGCCAACGGGTTTTCGTTTGTGGACTATCGCCCGGAGGCGCTCGCATCGGCGCTGCAACGTGCATTAGCCGCCTACCAGGATCGACAACAATGGCGGCAATTGGTCGCTACTGGGATGTCGGCCGATTGGTCTTGGCAAAACAGTGCTCGTCGCTATGTCGACGTCTATCAACAAGCAATCCAACGTCAGGGGATCATGGCTGCGACAACGGCTGAATAG
- the asnB gene encoding asparagine synthase (glutamine-hydrolyzing) — protein sequence MCGILGIVAQPGEQVDIDRSALTAMRDEMLSRGPDGAGIFENRNLAFAHRRLAIRDLTGGHQPWVSDDGNCVLVYNGEIYNDDALRDELSAAGHRFKSRCDTEVVMEAYRRWGIECVQHLRGMFALGIYDFQTDRLFLARDRFGIKPLYFSMLGRDLVFASSVSAILRHPRVSPMPNLKVASHYLTTFRVTLGRETMYDGIQQLQPAEYLIAEAGRKEIVRYWQPPQKSQDPIDYESAAAELDSTLQESVRCHLASDVPVGAFVSGGVDSNTILSMMQTSQTSGLKAFCGGGDEASPDFTYARRCASHFDCDYDEVHVDAGDYLESWQHLVAQQRLPLSTPTDVIINRLAERMKQHVGVALGGEGADELLCGYAVQHWSGRDFTAGQSLQAGSYKGTPLEADQCRESLMQQYGRLQFGSEGDHYLALNSLIPTTVKPQLLQPWAWKLAEDDHCMRGHYDQMFGDRDGEHSHRKQAAVIHQVNLEALLSRLDRSTMAAGLEARVPYADHVLVDKMFRLPMRYKIDVAEHERAPHLSSASLQQRGSLRSKRLLRTIAQRRLPTELASRKKASFPTPVANWFAGAWQPWVQQKLMTSPFARNLFQAEPLAELASNPAAAGMWLWPIVNLSVWGDQEFAAA from the coding sequence ATGTGCGGAATCCTGGGAATCGTTGCCCAGCCGGGTGAACAGGTCGACATTGACCGCAGCGCATTGACAGCCATGCGGGACGAAATGCTGTCTCGCGGTCCCGATGGCGCGGGCATCTTTGAGAACCGCAATCTGGCATTCGCGCATCGCCGCTTGGCGATTCGTGATCTGACCGGCGGCCATCAACCCTGGGTCTCCGACGACGGCAATTGCGTGTTGGTTTACAACGGCGAAATCTACAACGACGACGCATTACGAGACGAATTATCGGCTGCCGGGCATCGCTTCAAGTCGCGGTGTGACACCGAAGTGGTTATGGAGGCATATCGTCGCTGGGGGATAGAGTGCGTGCAGCATCTTCGCGGGATGTTTGCGCTGGGGATCTATGATTTCCAGACGGACCGTTTGTTTTTGGCGCGCGACCGATTCGGTATCAAACCGCTCTATTTTTCCATGCTCGGACGGGACTTGGTCTTCGCCAGCAGTGTCTCAGCAATTCTCCGGCACCCCCGCGTCTCGCCGATGCCCAACCTCAAAGTTGCCAGTCACTACCTGACGACGTTTCGCGTGACATTGGGCCGCGAAACAATGTACGACGGCATCCAGCAATTGCAACCGGCGGAGTATTTGATTGCCGAAGCGGGGCGTAAGGAGATTGTTCGGTATTGGCAGCCGCCGCAAAAATCGCAAGACCCGATCGACTATGAGTCAGCCGCCGCGGAATTAGACTCCACGCTGCAAGAATCGGTACGCTGCCATTTGGCGAGCGATGTGCCGGTGGGGGCATTTGTCAGCGGGGGCGTTGATTCCAATACCATCCTGTCGATGATGCAAACTTCGCAAACGAGCGGGCTCAAAGCATTTTGTGGAGGAGGCGATGAGGCTTCGCCCGATTTCACATACGCCCGCCGCTGCGCCAGCCATTTCGACTGTGACTACGACGAAGTCCATGTGGATGCGGGGGACTACTTGGAGAGTTGGCAACATCTGGTCGCACAACAACGCCTGCCCCTCTCGACCCCCACGGACGTGATCATCAATCGTCTCGCCGAGCGGATGAAACAACATGTCGGTGTCGCTCTGGGGGGTGAAGGCGCTGATGAACTGCTCTGTGGCTATGCCGTGCAACATTGGTCGGGCCGCGATTTCACAGCGGGGCAATCGCTGCAGGCGGGAAGTTACAAAGGGACGCCGCTTGAGGCCGACCAATGCCGTGAGTCGTTGATGCAGCAGTACGGACGATTGCAGTTTGGTTCAGAAGGGGACCATTATTTGGCGCTCAACAGCCTGATCCCCACCACGGTCAAACCTCAACTCCTGCAACCCTGGGCCTGGAAGCTTGCCGAAGACGATCATTGTATGCGCGGACATTACGACCAGATGTTTGGGGATCGGGATGGGGAACATTCGCACCGCAAACAGGCAGCGGTGATTCATCAGGTCAATTTAGAAGCTTTGCTCTCGCGTCTGGACCGTTCGACGATGGCGGCTGGGTTGGAGGCACGTGTCCCGTACGCCGATCACGTCTTGGTGGACAAAATGTTCCGGTTGCCGATGCGCTACAAAATCGATGTCGCCGAACACGAACGCGCGCCGCACCTCTCCTCAGCGTCGCTGCAACAACGCGGGAGCCTCCGCTCGAAACGCCTGCTACGGACGATTGCGCAGCGCCGCTTGCCAACAGAATTGGCCAGCCGCAAAAAAGCGAGTTTCCCCACGCCGGTGGCCAACTGGTTCGCAGGAGCGTGGCAACCATGGGTGCAACAAAAACTCATGACCAGCCCCTTTGCGCGAAACCTGTTTCAGGCCGAACCACTGGCCGAATTGGCCTCGAACCCAGCAGCGGCGGGAATGTGGTTGTGGCCGATCGTCAATCTGTCGGTGTGGGGCGATCAGGAATTCGCCGCTGCATAG
- a CDS encoding Gfo/Idh/MocA family protein, which translates to MRHSQTSRRDFLKTSALGTALWVSGTQGLQAAKSPNEKLNLGVIGVGGRGRANLNNVATENIVALCDVDDTRLGQAAENHKSAKKYADYRELLQQEDLDGVVIATPDHHHAPAAIRALRRGLPVYCEKPLTHTVREARLLTETARKMGVATQMGTQNHEHPGYVKMIDLVKQGTIGPVREAHVITDRPGRWWKQGQTVPQDQPAVPKDLHWDLWLGPAAERAYSPAYVPFAWRGWWDFGCGAIGDMAIHLMDPVFMALNLGGPVKVTSTGPAVLPASGPTEMITKFEFAARGDLPPCTIYWYEGEARPTGEVAERLPMNGSLLIGDDGQIACPHGKYPTLFTGDEKKDLTPENAETFSQTHHHQQWITACKTGSPTGSNFDYAGPFTEIVLLGNVAYRTGEMVHYDPQSMKITNNAQANDLLDKEYRAGWEV; encoded by the coding sequence ATGAGACACAGCCAAACCTCGCGCCGCGATTTTCTGAAAACTTCTGCTCTGGGAACCGCCCTATGGGTCAGCGGGACTCAAGGGCTGCAAGCTGCCAAGTCTCCGAACGAAAAGCTCAATCTTGGTGTGATCGGCGTGGGCGGTCGTGGCCGAGCGAATTTGAACAACGTGGCCACTGAAAACATTGTCGCCCTGTGCGACGTCGACGACACACGGTTGGGGCAGGCGGCGGAAAACCACAAGTCGGCCAAGAAATATGCCGACTACCGCGAATTGTTGCAGCAGGAAGATCTGGACGGCGTGGTGATCGCCACGCCGGACCATCACCACGCTCCGGCCGCCATTCGTGCGTTACGACGGGGGCTTCCCGTCTATTGCGAAAAACCGCTGACGCACACCGTCCGCGAAGCCCGTTTGCTGACCGAAACCGCACGCAAGATGGGTGTCGCCACGCAAATGGGGACGCAAAATCACGAACATCCCGGCTACGTGAAGATGATCGATTTGGTGAAGCAAGGCACCATCGGCCCGGTCCGCGAAGCCCACGTCATCACCGACCGTCCGGGCCGATGGTGGAAACAAGGACAAACCGTCCCGCAAGATCAGCCGGCGGTTCCCAAGGACCTGCATTGGGATCTGTGGTTGGGACCGGCAGCGGAACGGGCTTACAGTCCCGCCTACGTCCCCTTCGCTTGGCGGGGTTGGTGGGATTTTGGTTGCGGTGCGATTGGCGACATGGCCATCCACCTGATGGATCCGGTCTTCATGGCACTCAATCTGGGCGGACCGGTCAAGGTGACGTCGACGGGTCCCGCGGTGTTGCCTGCCAGCGGTCCGACGGAAATGATCACCAAGTTTGAATTTGCCGCCCGGGGTGATCTGCCCCCCTGCACCATCTATTGGTACGAAGGTGAAGCCCGGCCGACCGGTGAGGTCGCAGAACGGTTGCCGATGAATGGCAGTTTGCTGATCGGCGACGACGGACAAATTGCCTGCCCGCATGGGAAATATCCGACGTTGTTCACAGGGGATGAGAAGAAAGACCTCACTCCGGAGAATGCCGAGACGTTCTCCCAGACGCACCATCATCAACAATGGATTACCGCCTGCAAAACCGGCAGCCCGACCGGCAGCAACTTTGACTACGCCGGCCCGTTCACCGAAATCGTGCTGTTGGGTAACGTGGCTTACCGCACCGGGGAAATGGTTCACTATGACCCGCAGAGCATGAAGATCACCAACAACGCGCAGGCGAACGATTTGTTGGACAAGGAATATCGTGCGGGGTGGGAAGTGTGA